In one window of Haloarcula sp. H-GB4 DNA:
- a CDS encoding helix-turn-helix domain-containing protein: MTIEASFTIQHDDFPLAVVFEQLTDVTIELDRVVPTGEAVIPYFWISADDTDKLTTDLSADIGIDQVKIIDQVEKQMFVRIDWNLDHESILTAIVNTEVTLLSGIGSEEQWTFAVRANEQQDLADFQTYCQNYDIPIELTELHAISSLKSDREYDLTDGQRNALLLAYSSGYFDSPRDATQADLADELGITRQAVSSRLQRGLRRLVASTLISPEE; the protein is encoded by the coding sequence ATGACAATCGAGGCCTCGTTCACGATCCAGCACGACGATTTCCCGTTGGCCGTGGTGTTTGAGCAGTTGACGGATGTCACAATCGAGTTAGATCGTGTCGTCCCGACGGGCGAGGCTGTCATTCCCTACTTCTGGATCTCCGCTGATGACACCGACAAACTCACCACAGATCTGAGTGCTGACATCGGAATCGATCAGGTCAAAATAATCGACCAGGTCGAGAAACAGATGTTCGTCCGTATCGACTGGAACCTCGATCACGAGAGCATTCTCACTGCCATCGTCAATACCGAGGTCACCCTCCTGTCCGGCATCGGCAGCGAAGAGCAATGGACGTTCGCAGTCCGGGCAAACGAGCAACAAGACCTCGCCGACTTCCAGACGTACTGCCAAAACTACGACATCCCGATCGAACTGACTGAACTACACGCGATCTCGTCACTCAAATCCGACCGGGAGTACGACCTGACCGATGGGCAACGGAACGCACTGTTACTGGCGTATTCGAGCGGATACTTCGATTCGCCACGCGACGCCACGCAAGCCGATCTCGCAGATGAACTCGGCATCACCCGACAGGCGGTCTCATCACGGTTGCAGCGCGGTCTCCGACGCCTCGTAGCCAGTACCCTCATCTCTCCTGAAGAATAA
- a CDS encoding HalOD1 output domain-containing protein: protein MAVDRGIAESLSPIEFDAERKSFKATYDSTRDPTSLAVIAIVAAALDREPQHLATLQSVVDTDALDRLATGPSADLGSGVNISFRYEGFEITVTGEDAIEANPVEGA, encoded by the coding sequence ATGGCTGTCGATAGAGGGATTGCGGAGTCACTGAGCCCGATTGAATTCGACGCGGAAAGGAAATCGTTCAAAGCTACGTACGATAGTACTCGTGACCCGACGAGTTTAGCGGTCATTGCAATTGTCGCTGCCGCTCTTGACAGAGAGCCACAGCACCTAGCAACACTCCAGTCCGTTGTCGATACAGACGCGCTTGACAGACTGGCGACGGGGCCGTCTGCCGACCTGGGGAGCGGTGTCAATATTTCCTTCAGGTACGAAGGATTCGAGATCACGGTCACTGGTGAAGATGCCATCGAGGCGAATCCTGTCGAGGGGGCGTAA
- a CDS encoding nucleotidyltransferase domain-containing protein, translating to MNGDGVQSGNPKEGSYVRLPIPLGEPDAFRYGATADILHILVDNPDRRFTNRELHRVTGKGLSSVNAAVDTLEALGVITVDRSGRANAVQMDSAMLVKADDPVTTIPQAAYHAPVRAILSRLEERVTDEIGVVLFGSVARGSADRTSDIDLFVVVEGDRMQAQREAHTIEQEIADEEFDGDRYEAHIVVEPSESAANHDQIGNILAEGLTLRESPALDAIKQEVFGNGSE from the coding sequence ATGAATGGTGACGGAGTTCAAAGTGGGAATCCGAAAGAGGGATCTTACGTTCGGCTCCCCATCCCGCTCGGTGAGCCCGACGCTTTCCGATATGGGGCAACTGCTGATATCCTCCATATCCTTGTCGACAACCCAGATCGAAGGTTCACGAATCGAGAGCTCCACCGGGTGACGGGAAAAGGACTGAGTAGCGTGAATGCCGCCGTCGATACGCTCGAAGCACTTGGCGTGATTACCGTCGACCGATCTGGCCGGGCGAATGCTGTTCAGATGGATTCAGCAATGCTTGTCAAGGCCGATGATCCAGTGACGACCATTCCACAAGCAGCGTATCACGCACCAGTCAGAGCAATTCTGAGTAGACTCGAAGAACGGGTTACCGACGAAATCGGCGTCGTCCTCTTCGGCAGCGTCGCACGAGGGAGCGCTGATCGAACGAGCGACATCGACCTGTTCGTCGTTGTCGAGGGCGACCGAATGCAGGCACAGCGTGAGGCCCACACCATCGAACAGGAGATCGCCGACGAGGAATTTGACGGCGATCGGTACGAGGCCCATATTGTCGTCGAACCCAGCGAGTCGGCCGCGAACCACGACCAGATCGGCAACATTCTTGCCGAAGGGCTGACGCTCCGAGAGTCGCCGGCACTCGACGCGATAAAACAGGAGGTGTTTGGAAATGGGTCTGAATGA